From Candidatus Culexarchaeum yellowstonense:
CTTGAACCAAATAAGTGGGTTAAATATAAGATGTGGGGAGACCATGATTTGGCCAAGAGAATAGTTATGGAGAGCATAGAACTATATAAGGAGACATTCCTGAAGGCAGAGAAGAGGAAGGCATGAACACATATTTATACTGAAATAGGGCAATGAATAATGGATAGGGGGTATGCCATCCAGCTACGTTAAAGGCAGGAAATTCGAATACACAGTTAGAGCAAAATTTGCAAAACACGGTTATCTAAGTATAAGGGCTAGTAGCAGTAAGGGGACACCTAAAGGCCAACAGCCACTAGATATAGTGGCAGTAAAGGATGGGAAGATAATAATGGTGGAATGCAAAATGCAGAGGGAGAAGATAACACTACAACTATTGAGGGAGATGAAGGAGCTTGGTGAAAAGTATGGAGTGAACACAGTAATAGTTCACAGCAATAGTAGGATAACATGCATAGTAGTGCACGATAAGGATGGAATTATAAATGAATTGAAGAATGTTTTTGAAGAAGTTAAGGTTGCAAAAATATTTAATGAAGAATATGAGTTTATTGAAGTCACATAACCTTATGAAACCTATCCCTCTCAATATACATGTCAACCCTTCCATCACTGTAAATCACAAACTCCACAGGCATCCTAACACCATTGGAGTAAACGTAGAATCTATTGGACTCCATTAAATCATCCTCTGGAATTAGTGGCATGGTAATGCTTCCAAAAACCCCCTTCTGAACCAAGTATAGCATCCCACCCCTATTAACAACTTCAGCATTATCCACACCCATATATGTGGAGTAATGGCCGCAAAGAATATTCATCTTCCTCCTAACCTTAACATATGGAACTTCCTCAGGATCCCTCCCCAAAAGGATGGCGTAGAGGGTTTGTGCAAACTCATCATATGGGAAGCCAGCTGAATTAGATGCCATGGCTATGCCGAAACCATACTCCGGTAGTAGTGATAGGTGGGATGTTGAAACCAGTATTGACCCTCCATGTGAAACAAGTTTAGTTCCAAAGAACCCCTCAATAACACTCCAACCATAACCATACCCATGCTTACCATAAAGTTCCCTCGGGAATTCTATATGTATCTTGAACATTTCCTCCAAAGATTCTCTACCAATAACCCGTCTACCATCAAATACACCCCAATTCAAATTGGCCACCAGGTAATTGGATAATTCAGTAACGGAGCTTATCAATCCACCAGGAGCTGATATGAAGGAGAATTCAGGGTTATCTTCAACGTTTGGATATGGGTATGGTGTTGGTATGAATCGTCCAGATTCATCCACCCTATATGGTGTTATCCTATCAGGATCCCTCTCAAAAACGCTCTTAACAAATGTGCTCCTAAACATTTTAAGAGGCTTCAAAACATTCTCAGTTACATAAACGTGGAATGGCATCCCACTAACATTTTGAATTATGTGTCCAAGCATCCTGTAACCAGCATTTAGATAGAAGTATCTCCTTCCAGGTTCATCCACAATCTCATTTTGAGCTCCATTAACAAACCTATAGAAATCATTCACACTGGCCATGGGTATACCCATATGAAATCCCATACCACTCTGCAATATTATGGTGGAAGTCCCTAAATCTGGAATACCGGAAGTGTGTGAGAGGAGGTGGCGTATACGTATAGGCTTATCCTTAAACCCTATCTTTAAAGGAACATGATTGGATACTGGATCGTCGAGGGATATCTTCCCAGACTCGACAAGCTGCATTATGGATAAAGCCACAAAGGATTTGGTAGTTGAACCTAAACCATAAAGGGTGTTGGGGGTTGCTGGGAGAGCCCTCTCCAAATCCCTATAACCAAACCCCTCACGATACAGAATACCACTCCTATCCACAATGGATATACTGAACCCTGGAACTTTGAAGCTCTTCATTAATTTTGGAACTTCCCTCTCCACATAACCCTTAACCCTATCAATCTCACGTGACATAACCATCAAATAATACTATTAACATTGAGGCTATTAAAGGGTTTGTAAAACGCCTAGAACCATGAAATTTACATTTATCATTTAACCGCCATGAATAAAATGTTATTCAGTTGACTAGTACTTTAATCTTTCAAGTATTATTGAGGGGCAAACCCTCTTCACACCCTCAATACCCCCAATCCCCTCAGAAAGAATCCTTGAGAGGTCATTGCCATCCCTAGCCCAAATTTCAACCATAATCATATGATCACCAGTGGATATGAATACATTTTTGGCTTCAGGAAGTTCACAGATCTTCTTAGCAACTTTTAAGAGTTGCTGAGGCTCCACATCCACACCCACAATTGCTACAGAATTGAAACCAAGCTTGTAGGGATCAACAATCACAGTGAACTTATTTATAACATTACCCCTCTTCAATTTCTCAACCCTCTTCCTAATTGTAGACTCACTCAAATTCAGCCTCCTAGCCAATTCACTAAAGCTAATATCACCCTCCTCCATCAAAATACTTATAATCCTAAAATCAACCTCATCCACCACGGCTAATTCACCCACCTAAAGTTTAAAGCCATAACATAGTGCTAAAATCGGACAATAAAGTTATATTATAGTCTTAAATATAAATTTATTGGGAAATGAAATGAGGAAAATAAGTGAAGAAAATCTTAAAAACGCACTTTCAGGGGAAAGCCAAGCACACATAAAGTACATGATTTACGCAGAGAAAGCTGAGGAGGAAGGGTTTAAAAACGTTTCAAGACTATTCAAAGCAGCAGCATACTCGGAATTCATACATGCAAAAAACCATTCCAGAATTCTAGGTATAATTAAAAGTACAAAGGAAAACCTTGAGAATGCAAGGAATGGGGAGAAATTTGAAGTTGAAGAAATGTATCCAGTATACAATCTAGTTGCAAAGAGTCAAGGTGAAAGTGGAGTTGCATTGACCACCAATTGGGCTTTGGAATCTGAGAAAATCCACTTATCACTATACGAGAAAGCAAAGAGCAAAGTTGATATGGGAGAAGACATGGAACTAGGGGAAATACATGTATGTAGCATATGTGGATACACAGTTGAGGGGAAGAAACCAGAAAAATGTCCAATATGCGGTGCATCAAAGGATAAATTTAAAACATTCTAATGGTGATATATATGAGCATGTATAAACCAACAAACTATGAACATCTAATAGGATTAAAGGGGTTCAGCGAACAACTACTCAGAAACCACTTCCAATTATACCAAGGATACGTATCCAACACCAATAAACTCATGGAAACCCTTAGAAACCTTGAAAGGGAGGGTAAAATTGGAAGCCCCGAATACGCCGAAGTTAAAAGGAGATTCGGATGGGAATTCAATGGAATGCGCCTCCACGAATACTACTTCGAAAACATGACAAAAGAATCCATGGAACCAAACAAGAATTCAAAACTATACTTGAAGATCGTAGAGGATTACGGTTCTTACGAGAATTGGGAGAAGGAATTCAAATCCATTGGAGCTATGAGGGGGATTGGCTGGGTAGTATTATACTATGATGCAAAGGCTAATAGGCTTCTAAACGTTTGGATAAATGAACATGATGTGGGACATTTAGCTGGCGCAAAACCAATACTGGTTATGGATGTCTTCGAACATGCATACATGTTGGATTACGGATTGAAGAAGGTGGATTACATAGAAGCATTCTTCAAAGCCATCAACTGGAGAGAAGTTGAAAAGAGATTTGAATGAAGTGAAACCAAAATAGATGAAATAAATATCAACTCACCTTTTTTTACGTGACCCTTACAACCTCCTTCTCCAATATAAGGAATGTATGCTCCCATTGAGCCACAGGCTTCCCATTACCTTCAACCATATACGGGTACTCAGTAATGTATCCCCTATCCAACAATTGATAGAAGGCCTTTGAATATGAGGGGTTGTCTCTAAACTCTGATAGCCAACGCCTAGTGAATGGGAGGTAATTGAACCTCCTTTGAATTGCAAGGAAGAGGCTTCTAGCCGCACCCATCTTTGGAGGTCTTGGGCTAACGAGTTTAAATATATTTCCACCCCTAACCCCATTAACTTCACCCTTACCTGAATCAATAGTTGCGAAGGGTTCAATGGCATAAGCATATCCTGGATATAGCTTTGTGAATACATCCTTCACTTGCTTAACATTTGGTATTGCAAATCCAGTATGAAGCTTATACCTATCCATCTGATGCCCACATAGATTCTTTATTGGCTTGAATCCATAGGACTTGATGGTCTTCTCAATTATTGCGCTAATCTTCATAACCGAGACGCCAACCTCAATGTCATTTGAAACGTTATCAATGGCTTCCCTAACAGATTTAATTAAATCTTCATGTTCAGAGGATAAGTTTATGGTTACAGCTGCATCTGCAATGTACCCATCATAATGTGCACCCACATCAACCTTGACAATACAGTTATCTGGAATTATGGTTCTTGTGTTTTCATCTGCAGTGTAGTGGGCTGCAACCTCATTTATACATATATTGCATGGGAAGGCTGGCTTACACCCAAACTCAACAATCTTCCTCTCAAGATCATCACAAACATCCTTAATACTTACACCTGCACGCACAACCTCAAAAGCCCTATTTATAGCGGCCTTAGCAGCCTCCCCAGCCCTCCTATAAGCCTCAACCACCTCATCACTTACCAAGCCACTACACCACAAATAAATTTAAGTAAAAACTGTAATTTAAATTAAACTAAAAGAAGAATGGCACATCCTTCCAAACAATGTTAAGCCATTCAAATTCTGTGACAAGTTCCCTCCTATTAACAGCCTCCTGCAAACCCAATAGCAATGCGTGGTGACGCTTCTCATCATCAAGTATATACCTCAAAACATACTTCAACCTTTCATCTCCAATAACCTTTATAAGCTCCTCAACATCCCTCATCATTTTCAACTCAACATTTATATGCTCAGCAATGGTCTTCCCAAGCATCTCATATTCCCCTTCAGTTAGAGGTCTAGCTTCACCCTTCAACATTTCCACTAAAGCTCTAAAGAGATATGCATGTTTCCTAGAATCATATGCTATACCAGCCATCAACGCTTTGACCATGACATTAGAAACCTTCGCTGAAGCATCCTCTAAGCTTGTAGCATTCCACTCCTCAGATTTAATCATATCCGTTATTCTTGAAATCAACTGACCACTCATAAAACAATTTAGAAAAAAGGTGTTATATATGTGTTAGGGTTCAGAGGAGGACGCCCATTTAATGGTTTGGATGAGCCTTTAAAACGTCGTTGAAAAGCCATGACATGTCGGAAGGTTTCCTCTTAAACTTAATCCTCTCATTCAATGCATGTGTTATTAGGGGTAGAGCAATTGTGGCATCGCAGTAGCATGTAACCCTCCTACCTTCAGCATCAATTTTACCCCAACTAATAGCCTCCTCCAATGTACAACCAGATAACCCACCCCACTGTGGAGAATCGGTTGTTATCTGTATGGCGTACTTATGTGGGTAATAGTATTCCTTCAAACTCTTCCTCATGAACCCTTTCCTACCAGGAACACCTTCATGCTTAGTCTTTGGGGATATGGAGATGGCTATGAGCTGGGTATAATCCTTGGGGACGCCGCCACCAATATATATGACGCCAATATCCTTAACCTTCTCACCTATACCCACAAACTGGTCAAAGTCCTTAACGTTATCAACAATTATCGTTTTACCCTCATTCTTAGCCAATAGGAAGGCTTCACCGTAAGCGCTATCTGCAATTGCTGGACAGAATATGGGGACACCATGCTCCGCAGCCACAGCCACAATGCTCCTAACCCCCCTCTTCAAAAGCCACCTACCAAATAGATGTAAGAATTCCATTGTTGAGTAAATGTAGTCTTCACGTAAAGTCAGTATAAACTCCTTTATGAGCTCCTCCATAGCAGCATAATCCTTTTCAAGACCGTAAACATCATAATACCTATTTATATCGGCTTTCAAAAGCTCCCTATCATTAACCATGTGACTACCCTGCCAATATGAGAATCCCATAGCTTCAACAATATCCTCTGAAACATTAGCCCCTGTGGAGACCAGCACATCAATAAACCTGTTCTCAATGAGCCAATTAATCATCTTCCACTGTCCAGCAGTACTCATGGATCCAGCTAAACCCATAATTATCGTCACATTTGGATCCTTAATCATCTCCTCCCATACTTCCACAGATTCACCGAGCTTCCTACCCTGATAAGCGGTTTTAGCCATTTCTGCAAGCAACTGCGATATACTCTTCTCTTTCACCTCTATCGATTCAACCTTCCTCTTTAACTCCACTTTCAGATTATACCTCCGTTATTTCCTAATATGTAAGTTAATACACTTTTATCCTTTTCTATTCTAAACTTATATCTGAGAAAATGTGGTGAAAATGTATATTAATGTTGATAAACAGGATAATTTGGTTATAAACTTCATAATTCATTTTTACTTTGAAAATATATGTGAAAAATCTATTTGAATCTATTAGAATGCTAATTTATTGTAGGGAGGGTTAGTTTCCCAATACTTCAAGGACCTCTAAACTTATGTCCACACGCTCGGGATTCATGGTTATCCTGCTGGTGCTTATAACGTCAACATCCAATTTAGCATAATCGGTAATATTATCAAAACCTATTCCACCACTCACTTCAATGATAACCTTATCCCTTAATCCTCTCCGCTTAAGCTCATTTAAAACATTTGAACATTCCTCAACACTCATATTATCCAGCATTATTATGTCAGCTCCAGCTTCAACAGCTTCAATAGTCTCCTCCAAACTCTTAACTTCCACTTCAACCTTATGCATGAATGACGCCCTCTCCCTAGCAGTCTTAACTGCATTGGCAACACCACCTAGAATTGCAATATGATTATCCTTCACCAATACTGCATCGCTAAGAGAGAATCTATGGGTATCTCCACCACCATAAGCCACAGCCCTCTTAACCAGATACCTTAATCCAGGGGGAACCTTGCGGGTGGCAGCCAACCTAACCCTCCCATTAACCATCCTAACCTTGTTGAGGAGAGTCCTTGTTGAAGTGGCAACACCAAATAGGTAGGATAGGAGGTTCAGTAGAGTCCTCTCCACTAGAAGTATACTCCTCGCAGAACCTTCAAGAAACATTAAAACATCTCCAGCTTTAAAATCTTGACCGCTCCTAACTCTACATTCAACCCTAATTCCTAGAAGCTCTAAAACCTCAGATAAATCTTCAATGCAAGCAACAACCCCACTAGACTTGGCTATGACTGCAGCCTTAACTTTGCAATCCCTTGGAATTAGGAGTTCCGAGGTTAAATCCCCATGTGGAGCATCTTCAAGAAGCCATTTCATAAAAGCGTCACGTAGCAACCCCATAATACCATCACTCCAGCAACTCCAAGGAGTTGAATATTGCCTCACGGGCTTTAGAGATTACTTCACGATCCAATGTAACTCTAAACTTAAGATTCTCAAGGCAATTTATAATCTTCCTTGGGGTGATCTTCTTCATATCAACACATACAGCTCTACAGTTGACTGGGAAAATCCTCTTACCCTCATAAAGCTTCCTAGCTCTATAAGTCAACCCCTCCTCAGTACCTAGGAGGAATTCATCCCCCTCAAGATCGCCAATAGCCCTAATCATACCACTAGTGCTACCAACAAAATGTGCAATTCTACGGACACCTCTAGGAACCTCTGGGTGGACGAGTAGTTTAGCATTGGGATGAAGCTTCAAAGCCTCCAAAACATAATATTCATCCAATAGATATTCGTGGACTGGGCAATGGGATTCTGGAGATAACTGTATAACATTAACATTCAATTTCTCAGAAATGTAATCGGCAAGATTCCGATCAGGCCCAAAAATCACATTTTCAACATTCAACTTCGAAATAAGCCTCAGAATAGAGGAGCTTGTTACAAAGTAGTCTGCAGCAGCCTTAACCTCAATGGGAGAATTAACGTAAACCACCACGGGGACACCCTTAAACCTACTCCTAAAATCAGAAATCAAACCAGCATTAACACTATCAGCCAATGGACATCTGGAATTAGGTTCCGGATGCAAAACGATCCTATCTGGGTTTATTGCAGCCACAATTTCAGCCATAAACCTAACACCAGCCACAACAATCACATCAGCATCCAAATCAACAGCCCTAAAAGCCATTTCAAGACTATCCCCAACGAAATCAGCTAAATCCTGAACTTCTGGGGGCTGATAGTTGTGTGCAAGTATAACAGCCTTACGCCTCCTCTTCAAATCCTCAAGCAAATCTAAACTCAAAACACATCAACCCCACAAGAGCGCCATCCAAACATTTAGTATAAATTGTTTAGAGAGATTATAATAAAGATATCCCAGAATTCTGGTAAACGTTTAAATGCTTAACTGGGATTAATGTGATACATGATTGATTTAAGGGAATTTAGACTTGAAAGATGGCAAAGCCTAAGGGAAACCAAGGCAAAAATACTTTTAAGTGAAAGTGGAGTTGAACCACTAAGCATTGGAGAACTCAAAGAGATAATTGGAGAACCAATACTTGAAGATGAATTTACAATTGGATATGGATGGACTA
This genomic window contains:
- the nadA gene encoding quinolinate synthase NadA is translated as MSLDLLEDLKRRRKAVILAHNYQPPEVQDLADFVGDSLEMAFRAVDLDADVIVVAGVRFMAEIVAAINPDRIVLHPEPNSRCPLADSVNAGLISDFRSRFKGVPVVVYVNSPIEVKAAADYFVTSSSILRLISKLNVENVIFGPDRNLADYISEKLNVNVIQLSPESHCPVHEYLLDEYYVLEALKLHPNAKLLVHPEVPRGVRRIAHFVGSTSGMIRAIGDLEGDEFLLGTEEGLTYRARKLYEGKRIFPVNCRAVCVDMKKITPRKIINCLENLKFRVTLDREVISKAREAIFNSLELLE
- a CDS encoding restriction endonuclease, encoding MPSSYVKGRKFEYTVRAKFAKHGYLSIRASSSKGTPKGQQPLDIVAVKDGKIIMVECKMQREKITLQLLREMKELGEKYGVNTVIVHSNSRITCIVVHDKDGIINELKNVFEEVKVAKIFNEEYEFIEVT
- a CDS encoding rubrerythrin family protein, whose product is MRKISEENLKNALSGESQAHIKYMIYAEKAEEEGFKNVSRLFKAAAYSEFIHAKNHSRILGIIKSTKENLENARNGEKFEVEEMYPVYNLVAKSQGESGVALTTNWALESEKIHLSLYEKAKSKVDMGEDMELGEIHVCSICGYTVEGKKPEKCPICGASKDKFKTF
- a CDS encoding deoxyhypusine synthase, translated to MELKRKVESIEVKEKSISQLLAEMAKTAYQGRKLGESVEVWEEMIKDPNVTIIMGLAGSMSTAGQWKMINWLIENRFIDVLVSTGANVSEDIVEAMGFSYWQGSHMVNDRELLKADINRYYDVYGLEKDYAAMEELIKEFILTLREDYIYSTMEFLHLFGRWLLKRGVRSIVAVAAEHGVPIFCPAIADSAYGEAFLLAKNEGKTIIVDNVKDFDQFVGIGEKVKDIGVIYIGGGVPKDYTQLIAISISPKTKHEGVPGRKGFMRKSLKEYYYPHKYAIQITTDSPQWGGLSGCTLEEAISWGKIDAEGRRVTCYCDATIALPLITHALNERIKFKRKPSDMSWLFNDVLKAHPNH
- the map gene encoding type II methionyl aminopeptidase, encoding MVSDEVVEAYRRAGEAAKAAINRAFEVVRAGVSIKDVCDDLERKIVEFGCKPAFPCNICINEVAAHYTADENTRTIIPDNCIVKVDVGAHYDGYIADAAVTINLSSEHEDLIKSVREAIDNVSNDIEVGVSVMKISAIIEKTIKSYGFKPIKNLCGHQMDRYKLHTGFAIPNVKQVKDVFTKLYPGYAYAIEPFATIDSGKGEVNGVRGGNIFKLVSPRPPKMGAARSLFLAIQRRFNYLPFTRRWLSEFRDNPSYSKAFYQLLDRGYITEYPYMVEGNGKPVAQWEHTFLILEKEVVRVT
- the nadC gene encoding carboxylating nicotinate-nucleotide diphosphorylase, with the translated sequence MGLLRDAFMKWLLEDAPHGDLTSELLIPRDCKVKAAVIAKSSGVVACIEDLSEVLELLGIRVECRVRSGQDFKAGDVLMFLEGSARSILLVERTLLNLLSYLFGVATSTRTLLNKVRMVNGRVRLAATRKVPPGLRYLVKRAVAYGGGDTHRFSLSDAVLVKDNHIAILGGVANAVKTARERASFMHKVEVEVKSLEETIEAVEAGADIIMLDNMSVEECSNVLNELKRRGLRDKVIIEVSGGIGFDNITDYAKLDVDVISTSRITMNPERVDISLEVLEVLGN
- a CDS encoding serine hydrolase, coding for MVMSREIDRVKGYVEREVPKLMKSFKVPGFSISIVDRSGILYREGFGYRDLERALPATPNTLYGLGSTTKSFVALSIMQLVESGKISLDDPVSNHVPLKIGFKDKPIRIRHLLSHTSGIPDLGTSTIILQSGMGFHMGIPMASVNDFYRFVNGAQNEIVDEPGRRYFYLNAGYRMLGHIIQNVSGMPFHVYVTENVLKPLKMFRSTFVKSVFERDPDRITPYRVDESGRFIPTPYPYPNVEDNPEFSFISAPGGLISSVTELSNYLVANLNWGVFDGRRVIGRESLEEMFKIHIEFPRELYGKHGYGYGWSVIEGFFGTKLVSHGGSILVSTSHLSLLPEYGFGIAMASNSAGFPYDEFAQTLYAILLGRDPEEVPYVKVRRKMNILCGHYSTYMGVDNAEVVNRGGMLYLVQKGVFGSITMPLIPEDDLMESNRFYVYSNGVRMPVEFVIYSDGRVDMYIERDRFHKVM
- a CDS encoding Lrp/AsnC family transcriptional regulator, coding for MDEVDFRIISILMEEGDISFSELARRLNLSESTIRKRVEKLKRGNVINKFTVIVDPYKLGFNSVAIVGVDVEPQQLLKVAKKICELPEAKNVFISTGDHMIMVEIWARDGNDLSRILSEGIGGIEGVKRVCPSIILERLKY
- a CDS encoding superoxide dismutase yields the protein MYKPTNYEHLIGLKGFSEQLLRNHFQLYQGYVSNTNKLMETLRNLEREGKIGSPEYAEVKRRFGWEFNGMRLHEYYFENMTKESMEPNKNSKLYLKIVEDYGSYENWEKEFKSIGAMRGIGWVVLYYDAKANRLLNVWINEHDVGHLAGAKPILVMDVFEHAYMLDYGLKKVDYIEAFFKAINWREVEKRFE